Proteins co-encoded in one Candida albicans SC5314 chromosome 3, complete sequence genomic window:
- a CDS encoding uncharacterized protein (Ortholog of C. dubliniensis CD36 : Cd36_85880, C. parapsilosis CDC317 : CPAR2_806870, Candida tenuis NRRL Y-1498 : CANTEDRAFT_96983 and Debaryomyces hansenii CBS767 : DEHA2D16148g), whose translation MFYRYTLTQRPLLRCCKFVYTVHGTSNFATLSSSTPTLSSSYNFQPSIRKNPFTPNTNTQASQDQPVDILRDLDTTTENSRLSNPLNNDNINAIEIPTTTNEQDTIPTAEIINRISEIIVTDTKRATQLYKGVKDKSKRKLIGSELIKFFRSDKVKLSIWRYIIDPRGRITRMSILNVLNSILDTSDKLNGMKIEILLNYLHKLSATNNINTDPLLLSSKKFHDLLRLVPSEKHVILYSYMVQLNIQPAIRRHMDGLKKKLINESAKARFVAQTGYFSPKWHELTKTQFNETKRLQMVNFFAITDFERFAQNSIKHNQPAMALYYLNCMLTKFERKCLHGAKVVDNTTTEQDIQMLLKTVLNLVMKFKGGSHGIDVLKYMNSENLRVTFDLYLSLLQNLRQSENYNEFAMVLNHLPLEELSYEQKVTVGVEILAMMQSRFPTSPKVIIGYVGALFNGSDASKNQGLVMLNELQLLDIPFGAGGVAKIPSVDIVQIATIHSQLKGLSMTHGCLPYIYNVTLDSVDNILESPELVWQLYERYSQFVQSSRLDITRDDVITTFLDHLLRTGDGSSFPVTPAIENYRIAKKITKFYYTVPDIKISSLNIELLIQTALLIHKDYSFALEILKLSRQRGNPFTFNQIYPFIKYHYDNKDYSEARVWYNELVKSGAGSTGIMLSELFGIAKELGWPVNSCTYKFNLTKRKRHNKEALDEIQKDSAMFIEKSNIDTTGNNLKVTTNNDNNDFENELASILQSLNQKSASS comes from the coding sequence ATGTTTTACCGTTATACTTTGACACAACGCCCTCTACTAAGGTGTTGTAAATTTGTATATACTGTTCATGGTACAAGCAACTTTGCCACTTTATCCAGTTCCACTCCAACATTGTCTTCATCATATAATTTTCAACCTTCAATACGGAAGAACCCGTTTACTCCCAATACAAATACCCAAGCTTCACAGGACCAACCAGTAGATATACTACGTGACTTGGACACCACAACAGAAAATAGCCGTCTAAGTAACCCTCTAAACAATGATAATATAAACGCTATAGAGATACCCACCACCACAAATGAACAAGACACTATTCCTACCGCcgaaataataaataggATAAGTGAAATAATAGTGACAGATACTAAAAGAGCAACTCAACTATACAAGGGAGTTAAAGATAAATCGAAAAGAAAACTCATTGGGTCTGAATTAATCAAGTTTTTTCGTAGTGATAaagttaaattatcaatttggaGATATATAATTGATCCTCGAGGTAGAATAACAAGAATGAGCATTTTAAACGTGctcaattcaattctagACACTTCagataaattaaatggAATGAAGATTgagatattattaaattatttgcaTAAACTTTCAGCCactaataatataaatactGATCCACTACTTTTAAGTAGTAAAAAATTCCATGATTTACTCCGATTAGTCCCTAGTGAAAAACATGTCATATTATACCTGTATATGGTGCAGCTAAATATCCAACCAGCTATTAGAAGACATATGGAtggtttgaaaaagaaactaatCAATGAGTCGGCCAAAGCCAGATTTGTTGCTCAAACAGGATATTTTTCTCCTAAATGGCATGAATTAACAAAGACACAATTCAATGAAACTAAGAGATTACAAAtggttaatttttttgcaataaCTGATTTTGAAAGGTTTGCCCAAAACAGTATCAAGCATAATCAGCCAGCTATGGCattgtattatttaaattgtATGCTTACTAAATTTGAACGAAAATGCCTACATGGTGCtaaagttgttgataatactACTACAGAACAAGACATACAGATGCTACTAAAGACAGTGTTGAATTTGGTGATGAAGTTTAAAGGTGGATCACATGGCATTGATGTATTGAAGTATATGAACAGTGAAAATTTACGAGTcacatttgatttatacTTGTCATTACTACAAAATTTGCGACAGTCAGAGAACTATAATGAATTTGCAATGGTCTTGAATCATTTGCCCTTGGAAGAATTGTCTTATGAACAAAAAGTGACGGTTGGTGTTGAGATTTTAGCAATGATGCAATCAAGATTTCCAACATCACCAAAAGTGATTATTGGATATGTTGGAGCATTGTTTAATGGAAGTGATGCCTCTAAAAATCAAGGGTTAGTTATGTTAAACGAATTACAATTATTGGATATACCCTTTGGAGCTGGTGGTGTAGCTAAAATACCTTCTGTGGATATTGTGCAAATTGCAACAATCCATTCACAGTTGAAAGGCTTGAGCATGACTCATGGTTGTTTACCATATATATACAACGTGACTTTGGATTCAGTTGACAATATTTTAGAATCACCTGAGTTAGTGTGGCAATTGTACGAACGATACCTGCAATTTGTTCAGAGTTCAAGATTGGATATAACTCGTGATGACGTGATTACAACATTCCTCGACCATTTGTTAAGAACTGGGGATGGCTCTTCCTTTCCAGTGACACCTGCAATTGAGAATTATAGAATTGCAAAGAAGATTACTAAATTTTATTACACAGTTCCAGATATCAAAATTAGTTCGTTAAATATCGAGTTGTTAATCCAAACGGCATTATTAATCCACAAAGATTATTCATTTGCATTGGAAATACTAAAGTTATCCAGACAACGTGGGAATCCATTCAcatttaatcaaatataCCCCTTTATCAAGTATCATTACGATAACAAAGATTATTCCGAGGCTCGAGTCTGGTACAATGAATTAGTTAAACTGGGAGCTGGTTCCACTGGTATCATGTTGAGTGAACTTTTTGGAATTGCTAAAGAATTAGGCTGGCCAGTTAACAGCTGTACTTACAAGTTCAATTTAACCAAAAGGAAAAGACACAATAAAGAGGCATTGGACGAGATTCAAAAGGACTCAGCAAtgtttattgaaaaatctaATATTGATACAACAGGTAATAATCTTAAAGTTACCACTAATAACGATAATAAcgattttgaaaatgaattggCATCTATTTTACAAAGTTTGAACCAAAAACTGGCAAGTTCATAA
- the ASE1 gene encoding Ase1p (Putative microtubule-associated protein; member of conserved Mcm1p regulon; periodic mRNA expression, peak at cell-cycle G2/M phase) produces the protein MITDILPRSSPIHQTQSAPVYSKLSNSLHSTPTKQSTISPSLDRPMPMDHPIQEDELGDSTTEVDSEESNQNNSRNKNHQQFESIAHNINETISELNIIYQEIGYSLLETNNKKSKIFNTIQDTIKNFANNLNREKSNIENECEWLRQQIRIILSMINDPRGDKSLELICKGLVFNNQQQYEDGYREQILNKITAMSDEFKSGSLSMEQQYDYMMKNIPKLSLIEQRNRLNKIFLQVLKSFVITFKKLNQVNLDYVEVCDIIGDENIPKSSVLLTLPSKSDAEYHRYVIDEFERIIQALNFSDSNQIPTDHRKEKFTAFVLASPVKKNQESSESGNDGFVKLRDINYQLVRIIRGLRFTKITNELISNIKYEIEQCQAEIETRKSTVIGIIEKCIQLINVLQLNDDQILQLQKEHNPHIEALLDMETLNLILQEPQQLGLNDSHIEFLISFQNMLQETIDTKQAQWDQYSATCKSLWEKLGESDEYITNFLSKNNSLTDLSLLNFKMELNRLYIKRSEYIESFISDARTEIEKMWDKMYYSQDMRMDFEFFNYSGENDDIDKEVVLSKHEEELENLKQEYAQKKNLFQMYEELQELLKDQQFLIESSKDSSRLLSKNSCKILLNEEKIRKRINKTLPKLIDNLKKETSQYNNDAIQMGKRTLFINGEDFFEKILFIESEQFKISGGRSKSSSRVSSRQVSQSKTVAPTRQPSRGSHQHKSPIKVMSRPASRSIINKNPSPVSRTTSRWNKERTFNNPTTIKLSNAINSRLENNHNRHQQLHLHHQNTSILSEESPVRASRDNSVLGKPPATIQPLISPLKPLNVHTVGNTNLNGTPLSRTKPESTNVSYGKENCSPFELSPVKIRPGFFDHDGSRRVSGISNDTSTVIGEDYLSWRDEKIKQLRDI, from the coding sequence atgatTACTGATATTCTACCAAGGAGCTCACCTATACACCAGACACAATCTGCTCCAGTATATTCCAAACTATCCAATTCATTACATAGTACACCTACGAAGCAATCTACCATATCCCCATCATTAGATCGACCGATGCCAATGGACCACCCAATTCAGGAAGACGAACTTGGTGATAGCACAACAGAAGTGGACTCAGaagaatcaaatcaaaacaacaGTAGAAACAAAAACCATCAACAATTCGAGAGCATTGCACATAACATCAATGAAACCATTTCGGAATTGAATATTATAtatcaagaaattggaTACTCGCTACTAGAGACGAATAACAAAAAGTCGAAAATCTTTAACACAATCCAGGATACAATCAAAAACTTTGCCAATAATTTGAATCgggaaaaatcaaatattgagAATGAATGTGAATGGTTAAGACAACAGATACGAATAATACTATCAATGATAAATGATCCACGGGGAGACAAATCATTGGAACTAATATGTAAAGGATTGgttttcaataatcaacaacaatatgaaGATGGATATCGAGAGCAGATTCTTAATAAAATAACTGCCATGAGTGATGAGTTTAAGCTGGGGTCATTGTCAATGGAACAACAATATGATTAtatgatgaaaaatatcCCAAAATTGTCATTGATTGAACAACGCAATCGATTAAATAAGATATTTCTACAGGTATTGAAAAGTTTTGTCATtacatttaaaaaattgaatcaagtGAATCTTGACTATGTTGAAGTATGTGATATAATTGGAGATGAAAATATTCCTAAATCTTCAGTATTATTGACACTACCTTCCAAACTGGATGCTGAGTATCATAGATATGTAATTGACGAGTTTGAACGGATCATTCAAGCATTGAACTTCTCAGATAGCAATCAAATACCAACTGATcatagaaaagaaaagtttaCTGCATTTGTATTAGCGAGTCCAGTTAAGAAGAATCAAGAAAGTAGTGAATCTGGTAATGATGGGTTTGTCAAGCTACGTGATATTAATTACCAGTTGGTTAGAATAATCAGAGGGTTGAGATTCACCAAGATCACTAATGAACTCATCtcaaatatcaaatatgaaattgaGCAATGTCAAGCAGAAATAGAAACCCGAAAGTCCACTGTTATTggaattattgaaaaatgtatTCAGCTTATAAATGTTCtacaattgaatgatgATCAGATTttacaattacaaaaagaACACAACCCACATATTGAGGCATTGTTAGATATGGAAACATTGAACTTGATTCTACAAGAACCTCAACAGCTTGGTTTGAATGATTCAcatattgaatttttgattaGTTTCCAAAACATGTTGCAAGAAACAATTGACACTAAGCAGGCTCAATGGGACCAATATTCAGCTACATGTAAATCCTTATGGGAAAAACTAGGTGAAAGTGACGAATACATCACCAACTTTTTATCTAAAAATAACTCGTTGACAGAtctttctttattaaatttcaaaatggAACTTAATCGATTATATATCAAACGGTCAGAATACATCGAGAGTTTTATATCAGATGCTCGAacagaaattgaaaaaatgtGGGACAAGATGTATTATTCTCAAGATATGAGGAtggattttgaatttttcaattattcaGGCGAAAATGACGATATTGACAAGGAAGTGGTTTTGAGTAAAcatgaagaagaattggagAATCTAAAGCAAGAATATgcacaaaagaaaaacctTTTCCAAATGTATGAGGAACTtcaagaattattgaaagatcaacaatttcttattGAATCTTCCAAAGATTCTTCAAGGTTATTAAGCAAAAATTCATGTAAGATTCTCCTTAATGAGGAAAAAATTAGGAAGagaatcaacaaaactTTACCCAAACTTATagacaatttgaaaaaggaAACAAGTCAGTACAATAATGATGCTATCCAAATGGGTAAACGTACTTTATTTATCAATGGAGAAGATTTTTTcgaaaaaatattattcattgaatcagaacaatttaaaatatCAGGTGGAAGAAGTAAATCCTCATCACGGGTTAGTTCAAGACAAGTATCTCAATCGAAAACAGTGGCACCGACAAGGCAACCATCAAGGGGTTCACATCAACATAAATCACCAATCAAAGTAATGTCACGACCTGCAAGCAGATCAATCATTAATAAGAATCCTTCCCCTGTATCAAGAACAACTCTGAGATGGAATAAGGAAAGGACATTCAATAACCCAACCACAATAAAATTGAGTAATGCGATCAACAGTAGATTAGAAAATAACCATAATCGTCATCAACAACTACATTTACACCATCAAAACACTTCCATTTTAAGTGAAGAAAGCCCCGTGCGTGCTTCCCGTGATAATTCGGTATTGGGTAAACCACCAGCAACAATTCAGCCATTGATATCTCCATTGAAACCATTAAATGTACATACTGTTGGGAATACAAACTTAAATGGAACTCCCCTTTCAAGAACAAAACCCGAATCCACTAATGTTTCTTATGGGAAAGAAAATTGTTCACCGTTTGAGTTATCCCCAGTGAAAATCAGACCTGGTTTTTTCGATCATGATGGGTCAAGAAGGGTTAGTGGAATTTCAAACGATACATCAACAGTAATTGGAGAAGATTATCTTAGTTGGAGAGAcgaaaaaataaaacaactCAGAGATATATGA